In the Paenibacillus sp. J23TS9 genome, ATGCTGCGGCTAAGGGTTACCGCGCCATCATGATTATGCCTGATAATATGACGAAGGAACGGATCAATATTCTCAAGGCTTATGGCGCAGAGGTTGTGCTGACTCCTGCCGCCGAGCGCATGCCGGGAGCCATCCGCAAGGCTGAAGAGCTGAGCAGGGAGATTCCTAACAGCTTCATTCCGCAGCAGTTTGAAAATAAGGCCAATCCAGACATTCACCGCCGCACCACGGCACTGGAAATTATCGAGCAGATGGAAGGGCGGCTGGATGCCTTCGTTGCCACGGCAGGAACTGGCGGTACCATCACCGGTACCGGTGAGGTCTTGAAGGAGCGGATTCCCGGCATTGGTATCTATGTGGCGGAGCCCAAAGGCTCGCCCGTGCTGTCCGGCGGCCAGCCGGGACCCCATAAGCTGGTGGGTACAAGCCCGGGCTTTATCCCCGCCATTCTGAATACCGATGTGTATGATGAAATTTTTCAGGTAACCGATGAAAATGCCATTGAAACAACGCGGAGACTTGCAAGAGAAGGCATTCTGGTAGGTCCCTCCTCCGGGGCTGCCGTATGGACCGCTCTGCAGGTAGCCCGGCGTCTTGGCCCCGGCAAGCGGGTGCTGTGCATCGCACCGGATACGGGAGAACGTTATTTAAGCATGGGCATTTTTTAAAACAAATAAAAACCGCCTCAGCCATAAACGATTACCCGTTTTTGGCTGAGGCGGCAAACTCTAATTTATGATCTGATTACAATCCCTTAACTCTCCGTAAAACCAGAAACTCCATCCTCCTATTTGACACTATTGTAGCGGTCGTAAGCATCCGTGCGGATTTTCACCAGCTTTTCAAGTCCCATTTCATTCAGCTTCTTCACATAAGCATCCCACTGCTCGTCAATGCCGCCTTTCGTAATCCACTGGGCACGGTTTGTTCTTACATAGGTGTCGATATCTGTTGTAAGCGTCGGCAGCTCCTGGAATTCTTCCGATGTATACATGACATTCGGGAATGGTGTTGTCACATATTCTTTGCCCAGTTTATCAATTTCAAGCTTCAATCCGTCTCCGTTGGCAGGATCCAGAACGATATTCTTTTCAAAGCTTGGATTCACGTACTTCGGACCAAAGTCACGGAGGGAGCTATCCCAATACCAGGCATCCG is a window encoding:
- the cysK gene encoding cysteine synthase A produces the protein MTQPKVVQNITELIGHTPVVRLHRLVGAEDAEVYVKLEYYNPSGSVKDRAAFNLIEQAEKDGLLAPGSTIIEPTSGNTGIGLAMNAAAKGYRAIMIMPDNMTKERINILKAYGAEVVLTPAAERMPGAIRKAEELSREIPNSFIPQQFENKANPDIHRRTTALEIIEQMEGRLDAFVATAGTGGTITGTGEVLKERIPGIGIYVAEPKGSPVLSGGQPGPHKLVGTSPGFIPAILNTDVYDEIFQVTDENAIETTRRLAREGILVGPSSGAAVWTALQVARRLGPGKRVLCIAPDTGERYLSMGIF